One window of Erwinia aphidicola genomic DNA carries:
- the tyrS gene encoding tyrosine--tRNA ligase produces MASSNLIKQLQERGLVAQVTDEEALAERLAQGPIALYCGFDPTADSLHLGHLVPLLCLKRFQDAGHKPVALVGGATGLIGDPSFKAAERKLNTSDTVNEWVEKIRHQVAPFLDFNCGDNSAIAANNYDWFGGMNVLTFLRDIGKHFSVNQMINKEAVKQRLNRDDQGISFTEFSYNLLQGYDFACLNERHGVALQIGGSDQWGNITSGIDLTRRLHQNQVFGLTVPLITKSDGTKFGKTEGGAVWLDAKKTSPYKFYQFWINTADADVYRFLKFFTFMSIDEINALEEEDKNSGKAPRAQYVLAEQVTRLVHGEEGLVAAKRITQSLFSGALSELTEQDLAQLAQDGMPGVELESGQDLQQALVDSELAPSRGQARKLIDAKSVSINGTLQTNAEYAFSADDRLFDKYTLLRRGKKNYSLISWK; encoded by the coding sequence ATGGCCAGCAGTAACCTGATCAAACAATTGCAAGAGCGGGGCCTTGTTGCCCAGGTAACGGACGAGGAAGCGTTAGCAGAACGACTGGCACAGGGGCCAATCGCTCTCTATTGCGGTTTCGATCCGACTGCCGACAGCTTGCATTTGGGACATCTGGTGCCGTTGCTCTGCCTGAAGCGTTTTCAGGATGCCGGACACAAGCCTGTGGCACTGGTCGGTGGGGCCACCGGTCTGATCGGTGACCCGAGTTTTAAAGCGGCCGAGCGCAAGTTGAACACCAGCGATACCGTGAATGAGTGGGTGGAAAAAATCCGCCACCAGGTAGCACCGTTCCTCGATTTTAACTGCGGTGACAACAGCGCCATTGCGGCCAATAACTATGACTGGTTTGGCGGCATGAACGTGCTGACCTTCCTGCGTGATATAGGCAAGCATTTCTCTGTGAATCAGATGATCAACAAGGAAGCCGTTAAGCAGCGCCTGAACCGCGATGACCAGGGGATCTCCTTCACCGAATTCTCTTACAACCTGCTGCAGGGCTATGACTTTGCCTGCCTGAACGAGCGTCACGGCGTGGCGCTGCAGATTGGGGGTTCCGACCAGTGGGGCAACATTACTTCCGGCATCGACCTGACGCGCCGCCTGCATCAGAATCAGGTCTTTGGCCTGACCGTTCCGCTGATCACCAAGTCAGACGGCACCAAATTTGGCAAGACCGAAGGTGGCGCAGTGTGGCTGGACGCGAAGAAAACCAGCCCGTATAAGTTCTATCAGTTCTGGATCAACACCGCTGACGCTGACGTTTATCGCTTCCTGAAGTTCTTCACCTTTATGAGCATTGACGAGATCAATGCGCTGGAAGAAGAAGACAAAAACAGCGGCAAAGCACCCCGCGCCCAGTATGTCCTGGCCGAGCAGGTCACCAGACTGGTGCACGGCGAAGAGGGCCTGGTGGCGGCTAAACGCATCACCCAAAGCCTGTTCTCCGGCGCACTGAGCGAGCTGACAGAGCAGGATCTGGCGCAGCTGGCGCAGGACGGTATGCCGGGCGTGGAGCTGGAGTCCGGTCAGGATCTGCAGCAGGCGCTGGTTGATTCTGAACTGGCCCCCTCCCGCGGGCAGGCGCGCAAACTGATTGATGCCAAATCCGTCAGCATTAACGGCACGCTGCAGACTAACGCCGAGTATGCGTTTAGCGCTGATGACCGCCTGTTCGATAAGTACACGCTGCTGCGCCGCGGTAAAAAGAACTACAGCTTAATCAGCTGGAAATAA
- the pdxH gene encoding pyridoxamine 5'-phosphate oxidase, with protein MTDSDHLQQIAHLRREYTRGGLRRKDLPEDPLSLFEHWLNQAVEAQLPDPTAMSVATVDEQGQPYQRIVLLKHFDAQGMVFYTNLGSRKAKQLETNPRISLLFPWHMLERQVMVLGRVERLSTLEVVKYFHSRPRDSQLGAWVSKQSSRISARGVLEGKFLELKQKFQQGEIPLPSFWGGYRIKIDSMEFWQGGAHRLHDRFFYQREGDAWKIDRLAP; from the coding sequence ATGACCGACAGCGATCACCTGCAACAAATAGCCCATCTGCGCCGTGAATATACGCGCGGTGGCCTGCGCCGCAAGGATCTTCCTGAAGACCCGTTGAGCCTGTTTGAACACTGGCTTAACCAGGCGGTTGAGGCCCAGCTGCCGGATCCGACGGCCATGAGCGTCGCGACCGTAGACGAGCAGGGCCAGCCCTATCAACGTATCGTGCTGCTTAAGCATTTCGATGCTCAGGGTATGGTGTTTTATACCAATCTGGGGAGCCGCAAAGCGAAGCAGCTGGAAACCAATCCGCGCATCAGCCTGCTGTTCCCATGGCATATGCTGGAGCGCCAGGTGATGGTGCTGGGCAGGGTGGAACGCCTGTCGACGCTGGAAGTGGTGAAGTATTTCCACAGCCGCCCGCGCGACAGCCAGCTCGGTGCCTGGGTGTCAAAGCAGTCGAGCCGCATTTCGGCGCGTGGCGTGCTGGAAGGCAAGTTCCTGGAGCTGAAGCAGAAGTTTCAGCAGGGCGAGATCCCCTTGCCGAGTTTCTGGGGTGGCTACCGCATCAAAATCGACTCAATGGAGTTCTGGCAGGGGGGGGCTCACCGCCTGCATGACAGATTTTTCTACCAGCGCGAAGGCGATGCGTGGAAAATTGACCGCCTGGCACCGTAA
- a CDS encoding MliC family protein — translation MMKKWYLAGLLVALSGCSYFQPEDQEQVQTLHYTCGTLPLTVKLDNSKEEVSLILDGEQLVLKQQVAASGTRYSDGHYTFWSKGDSAFVERNDRIIINDCQQVPAR, via the coding sequence ATGATGAAAAAGTGGTATCTCGCAGGCTTACTGGTTGCCCTGTCCGGCTGCAGCTATTTCCAGCCTGAGGATCAAGAGCAGGTGCAAACACTGCATTATACCTGTGGCACCCTGCCGCTGACGGTGAAGCTGGATAACAGCAAAGAGGAAGTGAGCCTGATTCTGGACGGTGAACAGCTGGTTCTGAAGCAGCAGGTTGCGGCTTCCGGCACCCGCTACAGTGACGGTCATTATACCTTCTGGTCAAAGGGCGACAGTGCCTTTGTTGAGCGCAACGACCGAATAATTATTAACGACTGTCAACAGGTTCCAGCCCGTTAA
- the anmK gene encoding anhydro-N-acetylmuramic acid kinase: MKSGRYIGVMSGTSLDGIDVVLAAIDGQMVAQQASYSHPIPQELRLQILAICQGQSLTLSQLGQLDTRLGRLFAEAVQALLKQQGIASEEIVAIGCHGQTVWHEPLGDAPNTLQIGDNNQIAAATGITVVGDFRRRDMALGGQGAPLVPAFHHAVLSHPTERRMVLNIGGIANLSLLLPGKTLRGFDTGPGNMLMDAWVWRQQGLPYDKDGAWGASGSVVWPLLQQMLSDPYFALAAPKSTGREYFNLSWLEQQLSTFPGLAAQDVQATLVELTATTICEQVLLSGGCDRLLVCGGGGRNPLLIARIAAQLAGTEVSSTDEAGIGGDDMEALAFAWLAWRTLSGLPGNLPSVTGAREASVIGAIFPANRPIR; this comes from the coding sequence ATGAAATCAGGGCGCTACATTGGCGTGATGTCCGGTACCAGTCTTGATGGTATTGATGTGGTACTGGCCGCCATTGATGGTCAGATGGTGGCACAGCAGGCAAGCTACAGTCATCCTATCCCTCAGGAACTGCGCTTGCAGATCCTTGCGATATGTCAGGGACAGTCGCTGACGCTTTCACAATTAGGCCAGTTGGATACCCGCCTGGGACGGCTGTTCGCCGAGGCCGTGCAGGCGTTGCTGAAACAGCAGGGGATCGCCAGCGAGGAGATTGTCGCCATAGGTTGCCACGGGCAGACGGTGTGGCATGAGCCGCTGGGGGATGCGCCAAACACTCTGCAGATCGGCGACAACAATCAGATTGCTGCCGCGACGGGGATTACGGTAGTGGGCGATTTCCGCCGCCGCGATATGGCCCTTGGCGGGCAGGGTGCGCCGCTGGTCCCGGCGTTTCATCACGCAGTGCTCAGCCATCCCACCGAGCGGCGAATGGTGCTGAATATCGGTGGCATCGCCAATCTTTCCCTGTTACTGCCGGGCAAAACGCTGCGCGGTTTTGACACCGGTCCCGGCAATATGCTGATGGACGCCTGGGTCTGGCGTCAGCAGGGGCTGCCATACGATAAGGATGGCGCATGGGGGGCATCGGGCAGCGTAGTCTGGCCGCTGTTGCAGCAGATGCTGAGCGACCCGTACTTCGCCCTGGCCGCACCGAAAAGCACCGGACGAGAATACTTCAACCTCAGCTGGCTGGAACAGCAACTCTCCACCTTCCCGGGGCTGGCAGCGCAGGATGTGCAGGCGACGCTGGTGGAACTGACCGCCACCACGATTTGCGAGCAGGTATTGCTGAGCGGCGGTTGCGACCGTCTGCTGGTGTGTGGCGGCGGCGGGCGTAATCCACTGCTGATAGCGCGCATTGCGGCGCAGCTGGCGGGAACCGAAGTCAGCAGCACGGACGAGGCAGGGATCGGCGGAGACGATATGGAGGCGCTGGCATTTGCCTGGCTAGCCTGGCGCACGCTGAGCGGCCTGCCGGGCAATCTGCCCTCCGTTACCGGCGCGCGCGAAGCCTCTGTTATCGGGGCAATATTCCCGGCAAATCGTCCAATTCGCTGA
- the slyB gene encoding outer membrane lipoprotein SlyB produces MMKRLVVVALAGMTLAGCVNDNTLSGDVYSASEAKQVQRVTYGTLVSVRPVQIQGGDDSNIIGAIGGAVLGGFLGNTVGGGTGRSLATAAGAVAGGVAGQGVQGSLNKSQGVELEIRQDDGNTIMVVQKQAASRYAVGQRVSMASNGSQVTVSPR; encoded by the coding sequence ATGATGAAGCGTTTAGTCGTGGTGGCGCTTGCCGGGATGACGCTAGCTGGCTGTGTGAATGACAACACCCTTTCCGGTGATGTTTACAGTGCCTCTGAAGCGAAACAGGTGCAGAGAGTGACCTATGGTACGCTGGTTTCTGTGCGTCCGGTACAGATCCAGGGTGGCGATGATAGCAATATTATCGGGGCGATTGGTGGTGCAGTGCTGGGTGGTTTCCTGGGTAACACCGTCGGTGGCGGTACCGGGCGCAGCCTTGCCACGGCAGCCGGTGCCGTGGCGGGTGGTGTAGCAGGCCAGGGCGTGCAGGGCTCTCTGAACAAGAGCCAGGGTGTAGAGCTGGAAATCCGTCAGGATGATGGCAACACCATCATGGTGGTACAGAAACAGGCAGCCAGCCGTTATGCCGTTGGCCAGCGTGTTTCAATGGCGTCAAACGGCAGCCAGGTCACCGTTTCCCCACGCTAA
- the slyA gene encoding transcriptional regulator SlyA has product MKLDTPLGTDLARLVRIWRALIDQRLKPLELTQTHWVTLHNIHQLPPEQSQIQLAKAIGIEQPSLVRTLDQLEEKGLITRSTCASDRRAKRIKLTQQAEPIITQVEHVIDATRDDILAGISQAEIDKMVTLIARLEKNILELQGKDE; this is encoded by the coding sequence TTGAAATTGGATACCCCCTTGGGAACCGACCTTGCAAGATTAGTACGCATCTGGCGTGCTCTGATCGATCAGCGACTCAAGCCGTTGGAGCTGACGCAAACCCACTGGGTTACGTTGCATAATATCCATCAGCTTCCGCCTGAGCAGTCGCAGATTCAGTTAGCAAAAGCCATTGGTATCGAACAGCCTTCTCTGGTACGCACGCTGGACCAGCTTGAAGAGAAAGGTTTGATTACGCGCAGCACCTGCGCCAGTGACCGCCGGGCGAAACGCATCAAGCTGACACAACAGGCCGAGCCGATTATCACTCAGGTTGAGCACGTTATTGACGCCACTCGCGATGATATCCTCGCGGGTATTTCGCAGGCGGAGATCGACAAGATGGTGACGCTGATCGCCAGGTTGGAAAAAAATATCCTTGAACTTCAGGGAAAAGACGAATAA
- a CDS encoding DUF1656 domain-containing protein: MITSLLPSASPFTDLVLGASLYFPPLFKAVLLGFFIWLLLHPLLRDWMYSGEIWHPTLLDLSLFILCVAASLWLLITG, translated from the coding sequence TTGATAACATCACTTTTGCCCTCAGCAAGTCCCTTCACCGACCTGGTGTTGGGTGCTTCGCTCTATTTTCCACCGCTGTTTAAAGCCGTTTTACTCGGTTTTTTCATCTGGCTGCTGCTTCACCCCCTGCTGCGAGACTGGATGTATTCAGGTGAAATCTGGCACCCCACGCTGCTGGATCTCTCGCTGTTCATTCTCTGCGTAGCAGCTTCGCTGTGGCTATTAATCACCGGGTAA
- a CDS encoding efflux RND transporter periplasmic adaptor subunit: protein MKLSSLKYFSTLIFFTAAIAAGWWMWNYYMQSPWTRDGKVRAELVSITPQVSGRIEKLDVEDNQFVHKGERLFTLDDEPFRIAVLNAEAKLAQAQSDLVKAEHEARRRQNLPRNVISAEDLDAANLQAKSMSSAAKAAQAELDQAKWNLSQTVVYAPTDGWINNLATRIGDYATTGTPLFVLVDSHSFYVVGYFEETKLRHIKPGAQANIRLYSDDRQLAGTVQSIGRAIYDQSVETDSGLTPDIKPNVPWVRLAQRVPVRIKLANVPPDASLVAGTTCTISIQH, encoded by the coding sequence ATGAAACTGAGTTCACTGAAATACTTTTCAACCCTGATTTTTTTCACTGCTGCGATCGCGGCGGGCTGGTGGATGTGGAACTACTACATGCAGTCGCCGTGGACGCGCGATGGCAAGGTGCGTGCTGAACTGGTGAGCATCACGCCGCAGGTTTCCGGACGAATTGAGAAGCTGGACGTTGAGGACAACCAGTTTGTTCACAAAGGGGAGCGGCTGTTCACGCTGGATGATGAACCTTTCCGGATTGCCGTGCTCAATGCAGAGGCAAAGCTGGCGCAGGCGCAGTCTGACCTCGTCAAAGCAGAGCATGAAGCCCGCCGCCGCCAGAACCTGCCGCGTAATGTGATTTCCGCAGAAGATCTCGATGCGGCCAACCTGCAGGCAAAATCGATGAGTTCAGCCGCGAAAGCTGCGCAGGCGGAGCTGGATCAGGCTAAGTGGAATCTGTCACAAACGGTGGTTTATGCGCCCACCGATGGCTGGATTAATAATCTGGCTACGCGTATCGGCGATTACGCCACCACCGGAACGCCCCTGTTTGTGCTGGTCGATAGCCACTCTTTCTATGTTGTCGGCTATTTTGAAGAGACCAAGCTGCGCCACATCAAACCCGGTGCGCAGGCCAATATCCGTCTCTACAGCGACGACCGTCAACTCGCAGGAACCGTGCAAAGTATTGGCCGGGCTATCTACGATCAAAGCGTAGAAACTGACAGCGGGCTGACGCCGGATATCAAACCGAATGTTCCCTGGGTCAGGCTGGCACAGCGTGTTCCCGTGCGAATAAAGCTTGCGAACGTCCCTCCGGACGCATCGCTGGTTGCCGGAACAACCTGTACCATTTCGATCCAGCACTGA